A single region of the Anguilla anguilla isolate fAngAng1 chromosome 17, fAngAng1.pri, whole genome shotgun sequence genome encodes:
- the lat gene encoding linker for activation of T-cells family member 1, which produces MEAAALGSLLSGILLAVSVVLLIGLCGGCRRSAHRTTIPEHFTDDYIQQDHNPHGFRVVRPTCTVLPVSTRSSGNSTHLPFASSPMLEMHRCSSHIPRVDGGSPTTYANPASQDDDYINENPDSDEEYNEKGEGYIEVLADPPVAVSNCRSQQSLVSTQSSDHGNYVNLAEDDNRSDGSSQNYINVEAGGECYKLSPGVSLDNVDSDNNSNSDYVNTREFIDDTTPSQ; this is translated from the exons ATGGAGGCTGCAGCTCTGGGATCTCTGCTGAGTGGGATCCTCCTGGCTGTATCTGTGgtgcttctgattggcctgtGTGGTGGCTGCAGGCGGTCCGCACACCGCA CGACTATCCCAGAACACTTCACCGACGACTACATACAACA GGACCACAACCCCCATGGATTCAGAGTTGTGAGACCtacat GCACGGTTCTTCCTGTCTCCACCAGAAGTTCAGGAAATTCCACCCACCTCCCTTTTGCCAG TTCTCCTATGCTCGAAATGCATCGTTGTTCTTCCCACATTCCTCGTGTAGATG GAGGAAGCCCTACCACCTATGCGAATCCTGCCTCTCAAGATG ACGACTACATCAATGAAAACCCTGACAGTGACGAGGAGTACAACGAGAAGGGAGAAGGCTACAT agaggTGTTGGCAGATCCGCCTGTAGCTGTGTCCAATTGTAGATCTCAGCAGAGCCTGGTGTCCACGCAGAGTTCAG ATCACGGTAATTACGTTAATTTGGCTGAGGATGATAACCGTTCTG ACGGCAGCAGTCAAAACTACATTAACGTGGAAGCTGGTGGAGAGTGCTATAAGCTTTCCCCAG GGGTCTCCCTTGATAATGTGGACAgtgacaacaacagcaactcAGACTACGTCAACACACGCGAG TTCATTGACGATACCACCCCTTCCCAATAA